In a single window of the Luteolibacter sp. Y139 genome:
- a CDS encoding glycosyltransferase: protein MNRIRVLKLGWEFPPLINGGLGVACLGLSQALAKHVDLQVIVPRSAPEADFEDFKLTGLNNLRVEDLQTVEGKYHYESFAEIQRVPIHLDPYESDETTASKIVREPGGEIRFSQTTRTQLDQFKKGELYGADLGDKVIEFSKVAAKMAMLMDFDVVHAHDWMTFLAGVEVKKATGKPLVIHVHASQYDRAGADARGWIYDLEKYGMEEADAIIPVSRYTGQICAGHYNIDPAKIHPVHNGAEPVEAFTTKKPFPEKLVLFLGRLTAQKGPEFFLEIAAKVLEKTRNVRFVMAGTGERLKPLAESTAFRGLGGYMHFTGFLNKEKVNELLSMTDIYCMPSVSEPFGLSALEAAQFGIPAVISKQSGVAEVLKGALKADYWDVDVMAQHIIDLLEDDELRASVVKQAEQDIAAATWDAAAEKVVAIYKELVARPPRPPGTADPLSLFRD, encoded by the coding sequence ATGAATCGCATTCGTGTTCTCAAACTCGGTTGGGAGTTTCCCCCGTTGATCAATGGCGGTTTAGGGGTGGCCTGCCTCGGTCTTTCACAGGCGCTGGCAAAGCACGTCGACCTTCAGGTGATCGTGCCACGCTCAGCCCCGGAGGCCGATTTTGAGGACTTCAAGCTCACCGGTCTGAACAACCTGCGGGTGGAAGACCTCCAGACGGTGGAGGGAAAATATCACTACGAGAGCTTCGCCGAGATCCAGCGGGTTCCGATTCATCTAGACCCCTATGAGTCGGATGAAACGACCGCTTCAAAGATAGTGCGGGAGCCCGGTGGAGAGATTCGCTTTTCCCAGACCACGCGCACCCAGCTCGACCAGTTCAAGAAGGGCGAGCTCTACGGCGCGGATCTCGGCGACAAGGTGATCGAGTTCTCCAAGGTGGCCGCCAAAATGGCGATGCTGATGGACTTCGACGTTGTCCATGCCCACGACTGGATGACCTTTCTGGCAGGGGTGGAAGTGAAGAAGGCGACCGGCAAGCCGCTGGTCATTCACGTCCATGCCTCGCAGTACGACCGCGCCGGGGCTGATGCCCGCGGCTGGATCTACGATCTCGAAAAGTACGGCATGGAAGAGGCGGACGCCATCATCCCGGTCAGCCGCTACACCGGCCAGATCTGCGCCGGTCACTACAATATCGACCCCGCGAAGATCCACCCGGTCCACAATGGCGCCGAGCCGGTGGAAGCCTTCACGACGAAGAAGCCGTTCCCGGAGAAGCTCGTGCTCTTCCTCGGCCGCCTGACCGCACAGAAGGGCCCGGAGTTCTTCCTGGAGATCGCCGCGAAGGTGCTGGAGAAGACCCGGAACGTCCGCTTCGTCATGGCCGGCACTGGCGAGCGGCTTAAGCCGCTGGCCGAGAGCACCGCCTTCCGTGGCCTGGGCGGCTACATGCATTTCACCGGCTTCCTGAACAAGGAGAAGGTCAACGAGCTGCTCTCGATGACCGATATCTACTGCATGCCCTCCGTCTCCGAGCCCTTCGGCCTGTCCGCGCTGGAGGCCGCCCAGTTCGGCATCCCCGCCGTCATCTCCAAGCAGTCCGGCGTCGCCGAGGTGCTGAAGGGCGCTCTCAAGGCCGACTACTGGGACGTCGACGTGATGGCACAGCACATCATCGATTTGTTAGAGGACGACGAACTCCGTGCGAGCGTCGTCAAGCAAGCGGAGCAGGACATCGCCGCCGCCACGTGGGACGCCGCCGCCGAGAAGGTGGTCGCGATCTACAAGGAGCTGGTCGCACGTCCGCCGCGCCCACCCGGGACTGCCGACCCGCTGAGCCTTTTCCGGGACTGA
- a CDS encoding glycosyl hydrolase family 57, whose amino-acid sequence MNPMPTLETHIPAICGDEEAVAATMANSGPVALPNSDIDFGKARAAFACALHMHQPLIPAGGGDLRTAAVIGNLQAMMENQGVGDNHNAPVFEWCYKRIGEFVPQLVAQGKKPRIMLEYSGCLFDGLVSMGATQVIDLLRPLTSNPAYSRCVEWLGAPWGHAVAPSTPVQDFRLHVKAWQNHFAALFGHEALNRVRGFSPSEMALPNHPDVCYEFVKTLKDAGYRWVLVQEHTVEECGTGHGLKAPHFPHRLVAKNSSGEEVSIIAIIKTQGSDTKLVAQMQPYYEAKSLSNVEFKGKAVPRLVTQIADGENGGVMMNEFPPKFLEAMAEASDSETPAVNVTEYLEYLETLGIGEADFTAIQPSMQKKIWDRMPDGGGPEKLAEVIEDCKQHAQPFHMDGGSWTNDISWVKGYDHVLGPMEEASALFEEKITKPGVSSSDPRYKNALYHLLCSQTSCYRYWGEGQWTDYGRELCRRAIEVLKNDF is encoded by the coding sequence TTGAATCCCATGCCCACCTTGGAAACTCACATTCCCGCGATCTGCGGCGATGAAGAAGCAGTCGCCGCCACCATGGCCAACAGCGGCCCGGTCGCGTTGCCGAACAGCGACATCGATTTCGGCAAGGCGCGCGCCGCTTTTGCGTGCGCCCTCCACATGCACCAGCCGCTGATTCCGGCGGGCGGTGGTGACCTTCGCACGGCAGCGGTGATCGGAAATCTCCAGGCGATGATGGAGAACCAGGGTGTCGGCGATAACCACAACGCTCCGGTTTTCGAATGGTGCTACAAGCGGATTGGCGAGTTCGTGCCGCAGCTGGTCGCGCAGGGGAAAAAGCCGCGGATCATGCTGGAGTATTCCGGCTGTCTTTTCGATGGGCTGGTCTCGATGGGTGCGACGCAGGTGATCGATCTGCTGCGCCCGCTGACCAGCAATCCGGCTTACTCCCGTTGTGTCGAGTGGCTCGGAGCGCCGTGGGGCCATGCGGTCGCGCCGTCGACGCCAGTGCAGGATTTCCGCCTCCATGTGAAGGCGTGGCAGAATCACTTCGCGGCGCTCTTCGGTCATGAGGCGCTGAATCGCGTGCGCGGTTTCTCGCCGTCCGAGATGGCGCTGCCGAATCATCCGGATGTCTGCTACGAGTTCGTGAAGACCCTCAAGGATGCCGGCTACCGCTGGGTGCTGGTGCAGGAGCACACGGTGGAGGAATGCGGCACGGGGCATGGACTGAAGGCTCCGCATTTCCCGCATCGGCTCGTCGCGAAGAATTCGTCGGGCGAGGAAGTGAGCATCATCGCCATCATCAAGACGCAGGGAAGCGACACCAAGCTGGTCGCACAGATGCAGCCTTACTACGAGGCGAAGAGCCTTTCCAACGTCGAGTTCAAGGGCAAGGCGGTGCCGCGCCTGGTCACGCAGATTGCCGACGGTGAAAACGGCGGCGTGATGATGAACGAGTTCCCGCCGAAGTTCCTCGAAGCGATGGCCGAGGCCTCCGACAGCGAGACCCCGGCGGTCAATGTGACCGAGTATCTCGAATACCTCGAAACGCTCGGCATTGGCGAGGCGGACTTCACGGCGATCCAGCCCTCGATGCAGAAGAAGATCTGGGACCGGATGCCGGACGGCGGCGGGCCTGAAAAACTCGCGGAGGTCATCGAGGACTGCAAGCAGCACGCCCAGCCCTTCCACATGGACGGCGGGAGCTGGACCAATGACATCTCGTGGGTGAAGGGCTACGACCACGTGCTCGGGCCGATGGAGGAAGCCTCCGCGCTCTTTGAGGAGAAGATCACCAAACCGGGTGTTTCCTCGTCCGATCCGCGCTACAAGAACGCGCTGTACCACCTGCTGTGTAGCCAGACGAGTTGCTACCGCTACTGGGGCGAAGGCCAGTGGACCGACTACGGCCGCGAGCTGTGCCGCCGGGCGATCGAGGTGCTAAAGAACGATTTCTAG
- a CDS encoding sulfite exporter TauE/SafE family protein produces MPDGPAALALAMLAAFCIGMSKAGFSGISLIAVFIMAELYGAVPSTGIMLPLLIAADLAVYPAFRKHASWKPVWKLLPATLVGLAIGIWLLKVILTQQGSDQIARRVIGGCIMGMVALQALRAWKPDFAERMANSRAFGTAAGVTGGITTMLANAAGPVIQLYLLSRRIPKMELLGIGARFFLLVNLIKVPLSGSFNLITRATLLDNLKCLPAIFVGIWVGKWLVQRVSQRIFEWMVIVFSLLVAARLLLA; encoded by the coding sequence GTGCCCGATGGTCCCGCTGCCCTAGCCCTCGCCATGCTGGCGGCCTTTTGCATCGGCATGTCGAAGGCTGGCTTCAGCGGCATCTCGTTGATCGCCGTCTTCATCATGGCCGAGCTGTATGGGGCTGTCCCATCGACCGGCATCATGCTGCCGCTGCTGATCGCCGCGGACCTCGCGGTCTATCCGGCCTTTCGCAAGCACGCCTCGTGGAAGCCGGTCTGGAAACTCCTGCCCGCCACACTCGTCGGGCTGGCCATTGGCATCTGGCTGCTGAAAGTGATCCTCACCCAACAGGGATCCGATCAGATCGCCCGCCGCGTGATCGGCGGCTGCATCATGGGAATGGTCGCCCTGCAGGCATTGCGCGCGTGGAAGCCGGACTTCGCCGAGCGCATGGCGAACTCGCGGGCCTTCGGCACCGCTGCCGGCGTCACGGGAGGCATCACCACCATGCTTGCGAATGCGGCCGGGCCCGTCATCCAGCTCTACCTGCTTTCCCGCCGCATCCCGAAGATGGAGCTGCTTGGCATCGGCGCGCGCTTCTTCCTGCTGGTCAATCTGATCAAGGTCCCGCTCAGCGGCAGCTTCAACCTCATCACCCGGGCCACCTTGCTGGACAACCTGAAGTGCCTGCCTGCCATCTTCGTCGGGATCTGGGTTGGCAAGTGGCTGGTCCAGCGCGTCTCGCAGCGGATCTTCGAGTGGATGGTGATCGTCTTCTCGCTCCTCGTCGCCGCCCGCCTGCTGCTGGCGTGA
- a CDS encoding glycoside hydrolase family 57 protein: MHTCLYFQVHQPNRLIPYDFFRIGQHAFYEDDGLNAEVLSKVAEKCYLPANALFKEVIERTHGRFRMTLSISGTVIEQMQHHRPDVLKSFQDLVATGSVELLAETYYHSLAILHSKKEFERQVERHLEILESVFHVRPRVFRNTELIYNNAIAAQAETMGFDGIMAEGVPWVLNGQSPNYVYRAPYVTRLKTLLRNSALSDDLGFRFSDKTWNEWPLTPEKFATWVKGAPGDVVNLFMDYETIGEHQWKDTGVFEFWQQLPEAMLDEGIHWVTPGEVVDLFSATREYDCHWPTSWADAERDLSAWTGNVMQQEAIAKIHRLEEEVLAAKDPDLAHVWAKLQTSDHFYWMSTKGGTDGSVHQYFSPYGTPYDAYIYFMNALGDLQVRLRRIREERHAAAQRTGGL, from the coding sequence ATGCACACCTGCCTCTACTTTCAGGTGCATCAGCCGAACCGGCTGATCCCGTATGACTTTTTCCGCATCGGCCAGCACGCCTTCTACGAGGACGATGGCCTGAACGCGGAGGTTCTCTCGAAGGTGGCCGAGAAGTGCTACCTGCCGGCCAATGCCCTTTTCAAAGAGGTCATCGAGAGAACCCACGGCCGCTTCCGCATGACGCTTTCGATCAGCGGCACCGTGATCGAGCAGATGCAGCACCACCGGCCGGATGTGCTGAAGTCCTTCCAGGATCTCGTCGCCACCGGCAGCGTCGAGCTGCTGGCGGAGACTTACTACCACTCGCTGGCGATCCTCCATTCGAAGAAGGAATTCGAGCGCCAGGTCGAACGGCACTTGGAAATCCTCGAGTCGGTCTTCCACGTGCGGCCCCGTGTGTTCCGCAATACCGAGCTGATCTACAACAACGCCATCGCCGCGCAGGCCGAGACCATGGGCTTCGACGGCATCATGGCGGAGGGCGTGCCATGGGTCCTCAATGGCCAGTCTCCGAATTACGTCTATCGCGCGCCCTACGTCACCCGGCTCAAGACGCTGCTTCGCAATTCCGCGCTGTCCGATGACCTCGGCTTCCGTTTCTCCGACAAGACTTGGAATGAGTGGCCGCTTACCCCGGAGAAGTTCGCCACTTGGGTGAAAGGGGCACCCGGCGACGTGGTGAACCTCTTCATGGACTACGAGACCATCGGCGAGCACCAGTGGAAGGACACCGGCGTCTTCGAGTTCTGGCAGCAACTTCCGGAAGCGATGCTCGATGAGGGCATCCATTGGGTGACCCCGGGCGAGGTCGTCGATCTCTTCAGCGCCACCCGCGAGTATGATTGCCACTGGCCGACCTCATGGGCGGATGCCGAGCGCGACCTCAGCGCGTGGACCGGCAATGTGATGCAGCAAGAGGCCATCGCAAAGATCCACCGTCTCGAGGAGGAGGTCCTCGCCGCGAAGGACCCGGACCTCGCGCACGTCTGGGCGAAACTCCAGACCTCGGATCACTTCTACTGGATGTCCACCAAGGGCGGCACCGACGGCAGCGTGCACCAGTACTTCTCGCCGTATGGCACGCCCTACGACGCCTACATTTACTTCATGAACGCGCTCGGCGATCTTCAGGTACGCCTGCGCCGCATTCGCGAGGAGCGGCATGCTGCTGCTCAAAGGACCGGCGGGCTCTGA
- the dprA gene encoding DNA-processing protein DprA: protein MTHLEALVALNLLPKIGPVRVRRLLERFDSAEDVLSATKDKLMQVDGIGAETAGILLKWQDHADPSKELLEVKQRGLSLVTPADPTFPPALRQAYDAPLFLYVWGKLEERDRHAIGVVGTRRITHYGREATKKLSYQLAHAGFTIVSGLARGVDTVAHEAALAAGGRTVAVLGSGLAKLFPAENLGLAEKIASGHGAVVSEFPLHTAPDKQTFPQRNRIVAAWSEALLVTECPAWSGSLITANLASDYGRPVYAVPGPINAPTSTGCNKLIRDGATLVMDASDIADDLGELPFARQSSVKEADSQAVPELPPEEAKVFSALGEGESGVDRLIERTGLPAQTVSATLMKLEMRRLVRALPGFRYVKR, encoded by the coding sequence ATGACCCACCTCGAAGCCCTCGTCGCCCTCAATCTGCTGCCGAAGATCGGACCGGTGCGGGTCCGCCGTCTGTTAGAACGATTTGATTCCGCCGAGGACGTGCTCAGCGCGACGAAGGACAAACTGATGCAGGTGGATGGCATCGGAGCGGAAACAGCGGGCATTCTCCTGAAATGGCAGGATCACGCCGATCCTTCGAAGGAGCTGCTAGAAGTGAAGCAGCGCGGGCTTTCGCTGGTCACCCCTGCGGATCCCACGTTTCCCCCGGCATTGCGACAGGCTTACGATGCGCCTCTTTTCCTCTACGTCTGGGGGAAGTTGGAAGAACGCGACCGCCATGCGATCGGCGTGGTCGGCACGCGGCGCATCACTCACTACGGCCGCGAGGCGACTAAGAAGCTCTCCTATCAACTCGCGCACGCCGGGTTCACGATCGTGTCCGGCCTGGCCCGTGGTGTTGATACGGTGGCGCATGAGGCGGCGCTCGCTGCGGGCGGCCGCACGGTGGCGGTGCTGGGCTCGGGATTGGCCAAGCTCTTCCCCGCCGAAAACCTCGGGCTTGCCGAGAAGATCGCCTCCGGCCATGGCGCGGTGGTAAGCGAGTTCCCGCTTCACACCGCGCCGGACAAGCAGACCTTCCCGCAGCGAAATCGCATCGTGGCCGCATGGTCGGAGGCGCTGCTGGTGACCGAGTGCCCGGCGTGGTCCGGCTCGCTGATCACCGCGAATCTCGCCAGCGACTACGGCCGGCCGGTCTATGCCGTGCCGGGGCCGATCAATGCGCCGACCTCCACCGGCTGCAACAAGCTGATCCGGGACGGCGCGACGCTGGTGATGGACGCCAGCGACATCGCCGACGACCTCGGCGAGCTGCCCTTCGCCCGGCAGTCATCCGTCAAGGAAGCCGACAGCCAAGCCGTGCCCGAGCTTCCGCCGGAGGAGGCGAAGGTTTTCTCGGCACTCGGCGAGGGAGAATCGGGCGTGGACCGCTTGATCGAACGGACCGGACTGCCCGCCCAAACGGTCTCGGCCACGCTCATGAAGCTGGAGATGCGGAGGTTGGTCCGGGCGCTGCCGGGGTTCCGTTACGTGAAGCGATGA
- a CDS encoding glycogen synthase, with product MSDSLTAKPPRILIVTPEITHLPSALGPGASLIRAKAGGLADATAALVAGLVDLGAEVHVAVPNFRRLFQRDHLGRLPDEIINSSVHPRDQRIHLADDLAFHNLDRVYSHNPHECLNTALVFQREVMQQIVPKVQPDIIHCNDWMTGLVPAMAKRRGIKCLFTLHNIHSRDVTLERMEQSGIGAADFWNQLYFLRPPGQYHQCRTTVPVHMLGTGVYAADHLTTVSPGFLQELADGKHHGGAFLRGEICQKMGSGRASGVLNSPDPSYDPESDPSLEMTYADHDHVQGKAANKLALQRELGLEEDPEAAIFFWPSRLDPIQKGPQLLCDILQRTVSDYWDRKLQVVVVADGPHQHILHHINNHHRLHQRVAIRDFDERLARLAFAGSDYMLMPSLFEPCGLPQMIAPLYGCLPVVHNTGGLRDTVRRLDSENSVGNGFSFNDPNAAGLRWAIDEAMWFHLRPKEIREREIARIMRQSRSEFDPARFTNGYAEIYERLIGRPLVEPKMDEILSEPESRPAAKPVMPAAGMASRSRPAA from the coding sequence ATGTCTGATTCATTGACCGCCAAGCCGCCGCGCATCCTGATCGTCACGCCTGAAATCACCCACTTGCCCTCAGCGCTCGGCCCTGGTGCCAGCTTGATCCGGGCGAAAGCAGGCGGACTGGCGGATGCGACCGCGGCACTGGTAGCTGGCTTGGTCGATCTGGGGGCAGAGGTGCATGTGGCGGTGCCGAATTTCCGACGTCTCTTCCAACGCGATCATCTCGGCCGGCTGCCGGATGAAATCATCAACTCCTCGGTTCATCCGCGCGACCAGCGCATCCACCTCGCGGACGACCTCGCCTTCCACAATCTCGACCGGGTCTACAGCCACAACCCGCACGAGTGCCTGAACACCGCGCTGGTCTTCCAGCGGGAGGTGATGCAGCAGATCGTCCCGAAGGTTCAGCCGGACATCATCCACTGCAATGACTGGATGACCGGGCTGGTGCCCGCGATGGCGAAGCGCCGCGGGATCAAGTGCCTCTTCACGCTGCACAATATCCACAGCCGCGACGTGACGCTGGAGCGCATGGAGCAGTCGGGCATCGGCGCGGCCGATTTCTGGAACCAGCTCTATTTCCTCCGCCCGCCGGGCCAGTATCACCAGTGCCGCACCACGGTGCCGGTCCACATGCTCGGCACTGGCGTCTATGCCGCCGACCACCTCACCACCGTCAGCCCGGGATTCCTTCAAGAGTTGGCGGATGGCAAGCACCACGGCGGTGCCTTCCTGCGTGGCGAGATCTGCCAGAAGATGGGCTCCGGCCGCGCGTCCGGCGTGCTGAATTCTCCCGACCCGTCCTATGACCCGGAGTCGGACCCGTCGCTGGAGATGACGTATGCCGATCACGACCACGTCCAAGGCAAGGCCGCGAACAAGCTCGCCCTGCAACGCGAGCTCGGCCTCGAAGAGGATCCGGAAGCCGCGATCTTCTTCTGGCCCTCTCGTCTCGATCCGATCCAGAAGGGCCCGCAGCTTCTCTGCGACATTCTCCAGCGCACCGTCTCGGACTACTGGGATCGCAAGCTTCAGGTGGTGGTCGTGGCCGATGGTCCGCACCAGCACATCCTGCATCACATCAACAATCACCACCGCCTCCACCAGCGGGTCGCGATCCGTGACTTCGACGAGCGCCTGGCGCGGCTGGCCTTTGCTGGCTCGGACTACATGCTGATGCCCTCGCTCTTCGAGCCCTGCGGCCTGCCGCAGATGATCGCGCCGCTCTACGGCTGCCTGCCGGTCGTTCACAACACCGGCGGCCTGCGCGATACCGTGCGCCGCTTGGATTCGGAGAACTCGGTCGGCAATGGGTTTTCCTTCAACGATCCGAACGCTGCCGGCCTGCGCTGGGCGATCGACGAGGCGATGTGGTTCCACCTCCGCCCGAAGGAAATCCGCGAGCGTGAGATCGCCCGCATCATGCGCCAGAGCCGCAGTGAATTCGACCCAGCCCGTTTCACGAATGGCTATGCCGAGATCTACGAGCGCCTGATTGGCAGGCCGCTGGTCGAGCCGAAGATGGACGAGATTCTTTCCGAGCCGGAATCGCGGCCTGCCGCGAAGCCTGTCATGCCGGCGGCGGGCATGGCGTCCCGCTCGCGTCCTGCGGCTTGA
- the topB gene encoding DNA topoisomerase III, which translates to MGKILIIAEKPSVMTDLSKALAKALGKFEKEGSGRDSWFENDNAIITSAVGHLVELRMPTGPNGKKLPWKFEVLPAIPDRFELDPIPDSEARLKQVLKLAKRKDVDQVVNACDAGREGELIFRYIMDIGGIQKPVKRLWMQSMTNQAIIDAWEKLRSDEEMRPLADAAKCRSESDWLVGLNATRALTCFRSRHGGFNITAAGRVQTPTLAILSAREAEIQAFKPSAYYEVHATFGVAAGDYLGKWIDEAFKRNEANPHGRPERIWDLTAAEAVKARCDGKTGTVSEEKKAQSQISPQLYDLTTLQREAPFTAKGTLAIAQALYEKHKMITYPRTDSRYLPEDYGDTVRETLRDIASSDLGVAKYARAVLDGKQESGPRFHKSKRVFDSKKVSDHFAIIPTGKFVKLSDTEEKLYDMIVKRFIAVFFPSAEFEQTTRLTRIATGDITDTFKTEGRVLVKPGYLEVYGRRPGVASGKDELTQVAAGEKAPVKEIEVKHEQTKPPARFTESTLLSAMEGAGKLVDDEALAEAMSERGLGTPATRAAIIEGLIAQKYIVRDARDLHVTPNGMRLIHILNEMQIAGLTSPAMTGEWEYKLRQMEHGQLQRAAFMKEIEDYTKDIVVRAKSLAAEIKNRAFPDLQATCPKCGTEGLKQTDESYECRTPDCGFKAKKYIAGRLISEDEARELFSKRLVGPLEGFKSKFNKPFDAALELDDKFKINFVFGDKDEPDVELTDEMIVGTASLADGRQVKIYGTEKAYLIPELKTKKDPEGVRIGKTILQKEVPQEQVVKMLAEGKTELIKGFVSNKTKRGFDAFLTFSLADGKVGFEFPPRAPKAAKGS; encoded by the coding sequence ATGGGTAAAATCCTTATCATAGCTGAAAAGCCCTCCGTGATGACCGACCTGAGCAAGGCTTTGGCCAAGGCTCTGGGGAAGTTCGAGAAGGAGGGATCCGGCCGTGATTCGTGGTTTGAGAACGACAACGCGATCATCACCTCGGCCGTCGGCCATTTGGTCGAATTGCGCATGCCGACCGGCCCGAACGGCAAGAAACTGCCTTGGAAATTCGAGGTTTTGCCGGCGATTCCCGACCGTTTCGAGCTCGATCCAATCCCGGATTCCGAGGCCCGATTGAAACAAGTGCTCAAGCTGGCCAAGCGCAAGGATGTCGACCAAGTCGTCAATGCCTGCGACGCCGGCCGCGAGGGCGAGCTGATTTTCCGCTACATCATGGACATCGGCGGGATCCAGAAGCCGGTGAAACGGCTGTGGATGCAGTCGATGACCAACCAGGCGATCATCGATGCCTGGGAAAAACTCCGCTCCGACGAGGAAATGCGCCCGCTGGCCGATGCCGCGAAGTGCCGCTCCGAGTCCGACTGGCTGGTCGGCCTGAACGCGACCCGCGCCCTGACTTGCTTCCGCTCCCGCCACGGTGGCTTCAACATCACCGCCGCCGGCCGGGTCCAGACGCCGACGCTGGCGATCCTGTCCGCCCGTGAAGCCGAGATCCAGGCCTTCAAGCCGAGCGCCTATTATGAAGTGCACGCCACCTTCGGCGTCGCTGCTGGCGACTACCTCGGCAAGTGGATTGACGAGGCTTTCAAGCGGAACGAAGCCAACCCACACGGCCGCCCGGAGCGGATTTGGGACCTGACCGCAGCGGAGGCAGTCAAGGCCCGCTGCGATGGGAAGACCGGCACCGTTTCCGAGGAGAAGAAGGCGCAGTCACAGATCTCCCCGCAGCTTTACGACCTGACCACGCTGCAACGCGAGGCTCCGTTCACCGCAAAGGGCACGCTCGCCATCGCCCAGGCGCTGTACGAGAAGCACAAGATGATCACCTACCCTCGTACCGACTCCCGCTACCTGCCGGAGGACTACGGGGACACCGTGCGCGAGACCTTGCGCGACATCGCCAGCTCCGACCTCGGCGTGGCGAAATACGCCCGGGCCGTGCTTGATGGGAAACAGGAGAGCGGGCCGCGTTTCCACAAGTCGAAGCGCGTGTTCGATTCGAAGAAAGTCTCCGATCACTTTGCGATCATCCCGACCGGCAAGTTCGTGAAGCTCAGCGACACCGAGGAGAAGCTCTACGACATGATCGTGAAGCGTTTCATCGCCGTGTTCTTCCCGAGCGCGGAGTTCGAGCAAACCACCCGTCTGACCCGCATCGCGACCGGCGACATCACGGACACTTTCAAAACCGAAGGCCGCGTGCTGGTGAAGCCCGGTTACCTCGAAGTCTACGGTCGCCGCCCCGGTGTCGCTTCCGGCAAGGACGAGCTCACCCAGGTCGCTGCCGGTGAGAAAGCCCCGGTGAAGGAAATCGAGGTGAAGCACGAGCAGACCAAGCCGCCCGCCCGCTTCACGGAATCCACGCTTCTTTCCGCCATGGAAGGCGCCGGCAAGCTCGTCGATGACGAGGCGCTGGCCGAAGCCATGTCCGAGCGCGGCCTCGGCACGCCTGCCACCCGCGCAGCGATCATCGAAGGCCTCATCGCGCAGAAATACATCGTCCGCGATGCCCGCGACCTGCACGTCACGCCGAACGGCATGCGGCTGATCCACATCCTGAATGAGATGCAGATCGCCGGCCTGACCTCGCCCGCCATGACCGGCGAGTGGGAGTACAAGCTGCGGCAGATGGAACACGGCCAACTCCAGCGCGCCGCGTTCATGAAGGAGATCGAGGACTACACGAAGGACATCGTGGTCCGTGCCAAGTCTCTCGCTGCCGAGATCAAGAATCGCGCCTTCCCCGACCTCCAGGCCACCTGCCCGAAGTGCGGGACCGAGGGACTCAAGCAGACCGACGAATCCTACGAGTGCCGGACGCCCGACTGCGGCTTCAAGGCGAAGAAGTACATCGCCGGCCGCCTGATTTCGGAAGACGAGGCACGCGAGCTTTTCAGCAAGCGCCTGGTCGGCCCACTGGAAGGCTTCAAGAGCAAGTTCAACAAGCCCTTCGATGCGGCGCTGGAGCTCGACGACAAGTTCAAGATCAACTTCGTCTTCGGCGACAAGGACGAGCCCGATGTGGAACTCACCGACGAAATGATCGTCGGCACGGCATCGCTGGCGGATGGCCGTCAGGTGAAGATCTACGGCACGGAGAAGGCCTACTTGATTCCCGAGCTGAAGACCAAGAAGGACCCCGAAGGTGTGCGCATCGGCAAGACCATCCTCCAGAAGGAAGTCCCGCAGGAGCAGGTGGTCAAGATGCTGGCCGAGGGCAAGACCGAGCTGATCAAGGGCTTCGTCTCGAACAAGACCAAGCGCGGCTTCGATGCTTTCCTGACCTTCTCCCTGGCCGACGGCAAGGTAGGCTTCGAGTTCCCGCCGCGTGCGCCGAAGGCGGCGAAGGGAAGTTGA
- a CDS encoding M50 family metallopeptidase gives MVRFTLFGVPVEIQPWFWLATAYFSGGLFSATPEAMQYVLIFVLAATISILVHEFGHALTGRRLGGGYATIQLWALGGLATNHGGRFTRSGRFWMIAAGPGAGFLLGGLIFVILVSMFGVHDAATFAGFSLFGITDSAVSSETMEFIQNRPPLMSLLNSMLWINFWWGILNLLPILPLDGGQIAQLFVTPQKRAFQISVATAVAAAILGFVWRDSTYTIFFFGYLAWKNYQAMKEYHWQ, from the coding sequence ATGGTCCGTTTCACTCTCTTCGGCGTCCCGGTTGAAATCCAACCGTGGTTCTGGCTCGCCACCGCCTACTTCAGCGGAGGCCTCTTCAGCGCCACGCCGGAGGCGATGCAGTACGTGCTGATCTTCGTCCTCGCTGCCACGATTTCGATCCTGGTTCACGAGTTCGGTCACGCCCTGACCGGCCGACGGCTGGGCGGTGGCTACGCGACGATCCAGCTGTGGGCTCTGGGCGGCTTGGCCACCAACCATGGTGGACGATTCACGCGAAGCGGCCGATTCTGGATGATCGCCGCAGGCCCCGGGGCGGGCTTTCTCCTGGGGGGCCTGATCTTCGTGATCCTTGTGTCCATGTTCGGCGTTCACGACGCCGCCACCTTCGCGGGTTTCTCGCTATTCGGAATTACCGACTCTGCCGTCTCCTCGGAAACGATGGAGTTCATTCAGAACCGCCCGCCGCTGATGTCGCTGCTCAACAGCATGCTGTGGATCAACTTCTGGTGGGGAATCCTCAACCTGTTGCCGATCCTGCCCCTGGACGGCGGCCAGATCGCCCAACTGTTCGTGACGCCGCAGAAGCGGGCCTTCCAAATCAGTGTGGCGACGGCGGTGGCCGCAGCCATCCTGGGATTCGTGTGGCGGGACTCCACCTACACGATCTTCTTTTTCGGCTACCTCGCCTGGAAGAACTACCAGGCGATGAAGGAGTATCACTGGCAGTGA